The window TAGATAAGCAAGGTCTGCTATATAGTCGAATAGATTAGAGGGATGGAGCTTAGAAGAGCGCAGGAGATGGGCGGAGGAACCCTACTTATATCTCTGCCGAAAGATTGGGTGGTGAAGAACAAGCTGAGTAAGGGTAGCCTGTTAGCGCTTGAGGTAACGCCTGGTGGGAGCTTGATGGTCTTCCCAGCGGTTGAGGTTGAGAAGAAGCCTAAGGAGATACTCTTGACTTACCCAGCGCAGTATATGAGGAGGCTGATAAATCTGATTACAGGCTCGTATCTGCTTGGCTTCGACATAATAAGGGTGGTAAGTAGAGAGAGGATACCGTATGAAGATGCGCAAGCCATGAAGAGGGCGATACGCCAACTAGTTGGGCTTGAGATAGTGGAGGAGGATTCTAGGTCCATTACAGCGCAGTTTCTGCTTGAGCCGACGAACTTGGATCCTGAGAAGACGTTTAGGCGTATGCATCTCATTACGATGGGTATGCTGCCTGATGCTGTTCAAGCCCTTATGCAGGGGGATGTGCTTCTGAAGAAGTCTGTGTCTGAGAGGGATGATGAGGTTGACCGCCTCTACTTCCTACTAGTTAGGTTGGTTAGATCAGCATCTGTGGATAATAAGCTCGCGGCTAAATTGAAGCTCACAACAATAGACTGCCTGGACTACAGGCTTTCAGCCTATCTCCTCGAAGCCATCGGGGATTCGGCTGAGGATATAGCGAAGTCCTCTACTCATCCTCTTGAAGATGTTTTAGGTGAGGTTGAGAGAGAAGGAGCCTATAAAATTGTTGAGACGCTTGGGGTGATGCAGGAGTCTGCTGTTAAAGCTTTTCTCGCTAAAGATCCTGAAGAGGGGAGGCAGGTGGTGCAGCTGTATGAGGAGGTGGTAGGTGAGATAGCGAAGCTTGAGAAATCTATAAGGTCTAATGAAAATGCTACCATTTTGTCTAGGGTAGCCTCTGGCTTCTCTAGGATAGCGAGGTGTGATGTAGATATCGCTGATTTAGCGTACCCTATGTACCCCCTCGTCAAGTAACCTAAAGACTTTTAGGGGTGAAGTTTTGTGTGTGAGCCTTGAGTTTACCCAATTGAGTTTTGCTTCTGAGGAAAGGGGTGGATTAATTAGACTGTTAGAGATGAATGCTTATGACCATAGAAAGTAACAAAAGCTTGAAAAACCGCACAAGACAATTTTACTAGCATCAAATCATCCGCTCAGACGTGACACACCGAATTAAATTAGGTTCCTCACTCTTTACCGCTCAAAAAATTGGATAACGGTCTTGAGGCTACTTCCTGCTCCAGATTCCCTAACTCCTCTTTCACGTTTATCACGTAGAAACTCACCTTCTTTTCCTCTACGACCCTCCTGACAGACCTTTCTACGTCGGTTAGGGTCTTCGTCTTCCCGGTCTTCACCTCTATGAACAGTATCTCATCAACGTTGCTATCTGAAAGACCTTTGAACGCCACGTAGTCTATTGGGGAGCCTATATGCCTAATGTCCTTTGGCTCCACA of the Nitrososphaerota archaeon genome contains:
- a CDS encoding phosphate uptake regulator PhoU, with protein sequence MELRRAQEMGGGTLLISLPKDWVVKNKLSKGSLLALEVTPGGSLMVFPAVEVEKKPKEILLTYPAQYMRRLINLITGSYLLGFDIIRVVSRERIPYEDAQAMKRAIRQLVGLEIVEEDSRSITAQFLLEPTNLDPEKTFRRMHLITMGMLPDAVQALMQGDVLLKKSVSERDDEVDRLYFLLVRLVRSASVDNKLAAKLKLTTIDCLDYRLSAYLLEAIGDSAEDIAKSSTHPLEDVLGEVEREGAYKIVETLGVMQESAVKAFLAKDPEEGRQVVQLYEEVVGEIAKLEKSIRSNENATILSRVASGFSRIARCDVDIADLAYPMYPLVK